The Brassica napus cultivar Da-Ae chromosome C1, Da-Ae, whole genome shotgun sequence DNA segment AGTGGGGACAATATTGTTCCATTTTTGCAACGAAAAAGACTAGAAAAATCTATCGGAAGCTTCCTTTTGTTTTTTGGAACACAAAGTTCCTTTTGTTAgacaaatttattttcttgaaatatCTAAAAACTGTTCGATATTTATTTCAGAAAACCATTGATTTTATCttttgcaaatatatatgtatcaatATCCGGGAAAAAACCATTGTCTTTTGTTGTTAACGtttttattgaaatattttttcattgaaggTGGAAAGTGGTAACAACAAAAGACGAGAACAAAAATGGGTTCAGACAAAGGTGGTGGCAGAGGATCATGTCGTCATTCCCAAAATCGATATGCATAACATAGGAAACGCAAACGCAGACGCTTTCCTAGATAGCTACGTCTCTAACCTAACTACGATCCCGTTAGACACTTCCAAACCATTATGGGAAGTTCACTTACTCGACTTAAGAACGTCAGACGCTGAAAACGTGGCCATTTTGAAGATCCATCACTCTGTTGGCGATGGTATGTCTCTGATGTCTCTAGTCCTTGCTTGTACACGTAAAACATCGAATCCCGATGAGCTACCGAGTCTACCGAATCAAAAAAGTTCGTTGTCTGGATCAAGGAGTTATTCCCGGTTATTGTGGCTGGTTATGGCTCTATGGTCGGTGGTTATGTTGGTTTTGAATACTGTTTGTGATGCTCTGGAGTTTATTGCTACGGCAATGTTCCTTAAGGACACTGAAACACCGATCAAAGGCAATTTCCGGTTAAGTACGAGTAAGCGGATGTGTTGTGTTCATCGTACCGTAAGTTTTGACGACCTAAAGCTAATCAAGAACGCCATGCAAATGGTAACAATTTTTCGTGAATTTATTTCTGGTGAACCACAATTTTtaccttaaaataaataatatataagttgCACAAGAGGTGTGACATGATATATGATATTCGATTGATTGTACCCCTTTTTGTAGACTGTCAACGATGTTATACTTGGAGTATCTCAGGCTGGTCTCTCGCAATATTTGAAGAGAAGATAtggtaaatatttatgaattt contains these protein-coding regions:
- the LOC125579888 gene encoding wax ester synthase/diacylglycerol acyltransferase 5-like, encoding MEIRTRRRRPHIPEIRVGKKEEEEEQPLSPAARLFHAPEFNCNIISVVGLKSKIKPAVIIEGIKQTLIRHPRFSCKLLKVESGNNKRREQKWVQTKVVAEDHVVIPKIDMHNIGNANADAFLDSYVSNLTTIPLDTSKPLWEVHLLDLRTSDAENVAILKIHHSVGDGMSLMSLVLACTRKTSNPDELPSLPNQKSSLSGSRSYSRLLWLVMALWSVVMLVLNTVCDALEFIATAMFLKDTETPIKGNFRLSTSKRMCCVHRTVSFDDLKLIKNAMQMVTIFREFISGEPQFLP